The Chloroflexota bacterium genome includes the window CGCCGGGCGGCGCGGGGGGGAGGGGGCGGCCCGCCGCAGATAGTGCATTGCGGCGGGGGTCAGTCGTCATCGGCGGGCTGCCCTCCGCCGGTCGAGAGGGCGGCGTCTGGGTTGGCGTCGGCGGGCGCGGCATCTTCGGTGAGCGCCTGCGGGCTCTCGCGCCGCCGGGCGAGGAAGTTGGGGAAGAGGTAGACGACGGCCAAGATGATCACGCCTGTGACGATGGAGGAGTCGGCGAGGTTGAACACCGGCCACGCGCCGACGTCGAGGAAGTCGGTCACGCGGCCCAGCACGAGACGGTCGATGAGGTTGCCGACGGCGCCGCCGAGCAGCAGCCCCATGCTGACGCGAACGCGCCAGTCGCCGCCGGCGTGGGCGTGGTAGAAGTACAGCAGCACGCCGATGCCCACGACGGAGGCCGCCGTCATCACGACGGCCTGATTGGGGAAAAGCCCGAAGATGGCCCCGCTGTTGGTGACGTGCGTGAGGCGGAAGAACCCCTCGGCGGGCACGGACTCGCCGATGCGAAGGCCCTCGCGCACCAGCGCCTTCGAGAACTGGTCCGCCGCGAGGGCCAGCGCAAAGACCAGCATCGCGAGGGTGTCGGTCAGAAGGAAGGGACGTTGCGTGACGGGTTGCTGCACGGCTATCGATGCCCCTGGTGTGTGAGTGTACTCAGGATAGCAAGGATGTTTCTCCGAGGATATGGGGTGCTATCCTCAAACAGGCGGGGTTAGATTAAGGAGAAACTCCATGGGCTACTCGGTGATCATTGAGAAGGGCCCCACCAGCTTCGGCGCCCAGGTCCTTGACCTGCCGGGGTGCGTGGCCGTGGGCGACACGCGAGATGAGGTTTACGCCCTCATCCTGGAGGCGATTGAACTTTACATCGAGGCATTGCGGGAAGAGGGCCTCCCCGTTCCAGAACCCCAAACCTACGAGCTCGTGGAAGCGACCGCCTAGAGCCCCCCTACCCCACCAGCGGGTCCGGGTGCTCTATGAGGACCTTGGCGACCTCCGGGCGAATGAGCCCGTTCTCTGGCACCTCGCCGCTGGTCATCAGGTTGCGCAGGAGCGTGCCGCTGAACTGCTCCTGGTGCTCGGGGCCGTGGGGGCAGGTCTTCTCGTTCACCACGCTGCCGCACTTGCGGCACATGAAGAAGGACGTGAAGAACATCGGCGTGATGCCGAGGTCCGGGAAGTCGTCGAAAATCTCCTGCGCCGCGTAGGGCGTGTAGTAGCTGCCGACGCCCGCGTGGTCGCGCCCGACGATGAAGTGGGTGCAGCCGAAGTTCTTGCGCACGATGGCGTGGAAGATGGCCTCCTTGGGCCCCGCGTAGCGCATCTCCGTCCGAAGCACCGCCATGACGGCCCGCTCCGGGCGGTAGTAGTTCTCCAGCAGCGCCTCGTAGGTGGTCAGGATGGCGTCGTCCGTGAAGTCGCCCGACTTCTTGCGGCCGATGACGGGGTTGATGAAGAGGCCGTCGACGAAGCTGAGCGCCGACTTCTGCACGTACTCGTGGCCGAGGTGGGGCACGTTGCGCGTCTGGAAACCGACGACCGTGCGCCAGCCCTTCGCCTCGAAGAGCACGCGGGTCTCGATGGGGTCCAGCGTGTACGACGGGAACGCCGCCTCCGGCTCCGCGACGAGGTCGATGGTGCCGCCGAGCAGCGTGTCGTGCCGCTCCAGCAGGCCCGCGACGCCGGGGTGGTCCGCGTCCGTGGTGCCGAAGACGTGTTGGGCGTAGCGCTCCTTGTCGTAGCCGTAGCGGTCCGTGACGTGCATGACGGCCACCTGCCGCCCGTTCGGCGCGGCGAGAGCCACGCGGTCGGGCAGTCCCTTCGCCTGCTCCGGCTCGACGTCCAGCACGATGGGGATGGTCCACGGCGTGCCGTCCGACAGGTGGTTGGAGTCGAGCACGCTCCCGAGGTTGCGGCTGTCGAGGAAGCCCTCCAGCGGGCTGTAGGCGCCGGTGGCGATGTTGATGATGTCAGAGACCACGTCGGCCGAGACGTTGACGGTGGGCAGCGACGCGGCCTCCTGCAGGGC containing:
- the lspA gene encoding signal peptidase II, producing the protein MQQPVTQRPFLLTDTLAMLVFALALAADQFSKALVREGLRIGESVPAEGFFRLTHVTNSGAIFGLFPNQAVVMTAASVVGIGVLLYFYHAHAGGDWRVRVSMGLLLGGAVGNLIDRLVLGRVTDFLDVGAWPVFNLADSSIVTGVIILAVVYLFPNFLARRRESPQALTEDAAPADANPDAALSTGGGQPADDD
- a CDS encoding type II toxin-antitoxin system HicB family antitoxin: MGYSVIIEKGPTSFGAQVLDLPGCVAVGDTRDEVYALILEAIELYIEALREEGLPVPEPQTYELVEATA
- the sat gene encoding sulfate adenylyltransferase, which gives rise to MLPAPHGGKLVRRVLTGDSQAQALQEAASLPTVNVSADVVSDIINIATGAYSPLEGFLDSRNLGSVLDSNHLSDGTPWTIPIVLDVEPEQAKGLPDRVALAAPNGRQVAVMHVTDRYGYDKERYAQHVFGTTDADHPGVAGLLERHDTLLGGTIDLVAEPEAAFPSYTLDPIETRVLFEAKGWRTVVGFQTRNVPHLGHEYVQKSALSFVDGLFINPVIGRKKSGDFTDDAILTTYEALLENYYRPERAVMAVLRTEMRYAGPKEAIFHAIVRKNFGCTHFIVGRDHAGVGSYYTPYAAQEIFDDFPDLGITPMFFTSFFMCRKCGSVVNEKTCPHGPEHQEQFSGTLLRNLMTSGEVPENGLIRPEVAKVLIEHPDPLVG